In the genome of Macellibacteroides fermentans, one region contains:
- a CDS encoding DegT/DnrJ/EryC1/StrS family aminotransferase, whose translation MGNSVSELQVNIQMVDLQRQYHRLQNEIDAALLATVEKGQFINGPEVKSFAGKLADYLDVPYVIPCANGTDALQIALMALTLKPGDEVIVPAFCYVAAAEVVALLGLTPVWADVDPDTFMVTADTLAKACSSRTKAIVVAHLFGQCCDMDSILSFASKQNLYVIEDNAQSMGAVYRFPGGQTRMAGTMGVIGTTSFFPSKPLACYGDGGAMFTHDQQLANTLRMIANHGQQSKYHHQRVGCNSRLDSIQAAVLEVKLSHLDEFNKARQKVADTYDEGFKRCKGIKVPQRTASSTHVFHQYTLQVNNGKRDALQQFLKRRNIPSMVYYPLPLNEQHAFRQAVRPVEKLEVASQLCKTVLSLPIHTAMREDEIQYIIQQVNAFFESDGLQAGCE comes from the coding sequence ATGGGAAACAGCGTGTCGGAACTTCAGGTTAATATTCAGATGGTAGATTTGCAAAGGCAGTATCATCGGCTTCAGAATGAGATTGATGCCGCCTTGTTGGCAACGGTGGAGAAGGGACAGTTTATAAATGGTCCGGAGGTCAAATCGTTTGCCGGAAAGCTGGCGGATTACCTGGATGTTCCCTACGTGATTCCTTGTGCCAATGGTACGGATGCCTTGCAGATTGCGCTAATGGCTCTGACTTTAAAACCGGGCGACGAGGTTATAGTACCTGCCTTTTGCTATGTGGCAGCGGCGGAGGTTGTGGCTTTGCTGGGCTTGACCCCCGTATGGGCGGATGTGGATCCGGATACGTTTATGGTTACCGCAGATACGCTGGCAAAAGCCTGCTCTTCCAGAACCAAAGCTATTGTAGTGGCCCATTTATTTGGGCAGTGCTGCGATATGGATTCTATCCTCTCTTTTGCATCCAAACAAAATCTATATGTAATTGAAGATAACGCCCAGTCGATGGGGGCGGTCTACCGCTTCCCGGGGGGGCAGACGCGGATGGCCGGTACTATGGGGGTGATTGGCACCACTTCGTTTTTCCCATCCAAGCCCCTGGCTTGTTATGGCGACGGAGGAGCGATGTTTACCCACGATCAGCAATTGGCAAATACTTTACGTATGATTGCAAATCACGGTCAGCAGTCCAAATACCATCACCAACGTGTAGGCTGCAATTCCAGGCTGGACAGTATCCAGGCGGCTGTTCTGGAAGTCAAACTATCACATCTGGATGAATTCAACAAAGCCCGGCAAAAAGTTGCCGATACATACGACGAAGGATTTAAACGCTGCAAGGGTATAAAAGTACCCCAGCGCACCGCTTCATCCACCCATGTTTTTCATCAGTATACGTTGCAGGTAAACAATGGGAAACGCGATGCTTTGCAGCAATTTCTGAAAAGAAGAAATATACCGTCCATGGTCTATTATCCTTTACCGCTTAATGAGCAACATGCCTTTCGTCAGGCAGTCCGTCCGGTTGAAAAACTGGAAGTCGCCTCCCAATTATGTAAAACAGTGCTGTCTTTGCCCATCCATACCGCGATGCGTGAAGATGAAATTCAATATATTATTCAACAGGTAAATGCTTTTTTCGAATCGGACGGATTACAAGCCGGATGCGAGTAA
- a CDS encoding damage-control phosphatase ARMT1 family protein, translating to MNNNKVIPDYRCFFCATRVFGELMEKLNIPAEDKSIFTREMAMQYSKTWDCYFSPEFSRSLHLMLKKYTGVNDPYKNEKRESNDFILSKYPKLKEKVINSPDPFNKALRLAISGNIMDYGVSNSFNVDQTLQKVLQSDFAIDDSIELKEKIQKANTVLYLGDNCGEIVFDKLFIETIMHPNLYYAVRGDAIINDATLEDARYIQMDEVADIISNGYDAPSTIVDKCSAEFVEIFEKADVIISKGQGNLEGLLERSDKEIFFLLMIKCHVIAEKLGVKKGDFVVMKKNGIK from the coding sequence ATGAACAATAACAAAGTAATTCCTGATTACAGATGCTTTTTTTGTGCTACAAGAGTATTTGGAGAGTTGATGGAAAAGCTGAATATCCCTGCAGAGGATAAAAGCATATTCACAAGAGAAATGGCTATGCAATACAGTAAAACATGGGATTGTTATTTTTCTCCTGAGTTTTCTCGCTCCCTTCATTTGATGCTCAAAAAATACACCGGCGTAAATGACCCTTATAAAAATGAAAAGAGAGAAAGTAATGACTTTATCTTGTCCAAATATCCTAAATTAAAAGAGAAGGTTATCAACTCCCCCGACCCCTTCAACAAAGCACTTAGACTGGCAATAAGTGGGAACATTATGGATTATGGAGTCAGTAATAGCTTTAATGTAGATCAAACTTTACAAAAAGTTCTTCAATCGGATTTTGCAATAGACGACTCAATCGAATTAAAAGAAAAAATACAGAAAGCAAATACAGTGCTTTACTTAGGAGATAATTGTGGTGAAATTGTTTTCGACAAATTATTTATTGAAACGATTATGCATCCTAATTTGTATTATGCCGTACGGGGTGATGCTATTATAAATGATGCAACATTAGAAGATGCACGCTATATACAAATGGATGAAGTAGCAGATATCATATCAAACGGATACGATGCGCCATCTACAATTGTAGATAAGTGTTCTGCTGAATTTGTGGAAATATTTGAAAAAGCAGATGTAATTATATCTAAAGGACAAGGAAATCTGGAAGGGTTGCTGGAGCGGTCCGATAAAGAAATATTCTTCCTTTTAATGATTAAGTGTCATGTAATAGCAGAAAAACTTGGCGTTAAAAAGGGAG
- a CDS encoding NifB/NifX family molybdenum-iron cluster-binding protein, giving the protein MIIAITSTDNNLEGTIDSRFGRCSFFAFYDTESSTTEFMVNPNKDCDEGAGPASVQFIASNDVKRVISGEFGMKIKSLFVELGIKASIEKDTTKKIKEIIESIKKE; this is encoded by the coding sequence ATGATAATAGCAATCACATCTACAGATAATAATTTAGAAGGAACTATCGATAGCAGGTTCGGACGTTGTTCCTTTTTTGCATTTTACGACACAGAATCTTCAACTACTGAGTTTATGGTAAATCCTAACAAAGATTGCGATGAAGGAGCCGGACCTGCCTCAGTACAGTTTATTGCATCCAATGACGTAAAGAGAGTAATATCTGGCGAATTTGGAATGAAAATTAAATCGTTATTTGTTGAATTAGGCATTAAAGCAAGTATTGAAAAGGACACTACAAAAAAAATTAAAGAAATTATTGAATCAATAAAAAAAGAATAA